In Croceicoccus sp. Ery15, a genomic segment contains:
- a CDS encoding multicopper oxidase family protein encodes MKSAGLAATGFAALPLVGCDTQSRVSLDQRGASNPLAIPRLQAGTIERGERVFRLSLTPGEKEFVPGTPSPTIGIDASYLGPTLEMRRGEQVRFHIDNKLAEDATVHWHGFELPATADGGPHQLVRPGERWSPSFEIRQRASLYWYHSHTHRRAGPQVYAGLAAPIYVRDEEEDRLDLPSRYGVDDIPLVVQDRVIDSSGRLVYPLNMHSRMMGVIGERIYVNGTANAVFDATAGPLRLRLLNGSNARFYTFSLEGDRPMQLIASDGGLLAAPREIRSLTLAPGERAQVIVDLSEGRPLRLNASSPDNAMGMMAGEGGGMMDGGMMGNRTGRERQGRTFSILDMRPSGSSTPVMLPPTLAALAAPDPSLAVRSRRFVLDMGMMGRGMAINGETMDMDVINQRVPVGQWEIWEIANASMMAHPFHIHNVQFRLLDRDGRPPQAEEAGFKDTVIVKPREQVRLLLRFEENTDPDNPYMYHCHILEHEDAGMMGQFVVTAN; translated from the coding sequence ATGAAAAGCGCCGGCCTCGCGGCGACGGGTTTCGCGGCGCTGCCGCTGGTGGGTTGCGACACGCAAAGCAGGGTGTCGCTCGATCAGCGAGGAGCAAGCAATCCTCTTGCCATACCTCGGCTACAGGCCGGAACGATCGAACGGGGCGAGCGTGTCTTTCGCCTGTCCCTGACACCGGGCGAGAAAGAATTCGTGCCCGGCACGCCGTCACCGACGATCGGTATCGACGCATCCTATCTCGGTCCGACCCTCGAAATGCGCCGCGGCGAACAGGTTCGCTTTCATATCGACAACAAGCTTGCCGAGGATGCGACCGTCCACTGGCATGGTTTCGAACTTCCCGCCACCGCGGATGGCGGACCGCACCAACTCGTGCGGCCCGGCGAACGCTGGAGCCCGTCCTTCGAAATACGCCAGCGCGCTTCGCTATACTGGTATCATTCTCATACGCATCGCCGGGCCGGACCACAGGTCTATGCCGGACTTGCTGCCCCGATCTACGTGCGCGACGAGGAAGAGGATCGCCTCGATCTGCCGAGCCGGTACGGTGTAGATGATATCCCGCTCGTCGTGCAGGATCGCGTGATCGACAGCTCAGGCCGCCTCGTTTACCCGCTCAACATGCACTCGCGGATGATGGGGGTGATAGGTGAGCGCATCTATGTGAACGGAACGGCCAATGCCGTTTTCGACGCCACCGCCGGTCCGCTGCGCCTGCGGCTTCTCAATGGATCGAATGCGCGGTTCTACACCTTCTCGCTCGAAGGTGATCGTCCGATGCAACTCATCGCAAGCGATGGCGGCCTGCTTGCCGCACCCCGCGAGATTCGCAGTCTTACCCTTGCCCCAGGCGAACGCGCACAAGTGATCGTCGACCTTTCCGAAGGGCGCCCGCTGCGCCTGAATGCCAGCAGTCCTGATAACGCCATGGGCATGATGGCCGGAGAAGGCGGGGGTATGATGGACGGCGGAATGATGGGAAACCGGACCGGTCGCGAGAGGCAGGGCCGCACCTTTTCGATCCTCGATATGCGTCCCTCCGGATCATCGACTCCAGTGATGCTCCCGCCCACCCTGGCCGCGCTAGCCGCGCCAGACCCCTCGCTCGCCGTTCGCAGCCGCCGTTTCGTACTCGATATGGGCATGATGGGTCGGGGCATGGCGATCAACGGCGAGACCATGGACATGGATGTCATCAATCAGCGCGTACCGGTGGGTCAGTGGGAAATATGGGAAATCGCCAACGCATCGATGATGGCCCATCCCTTTCATATTCATAATGTGCAGTTCCGCTTGCTCGACCGGGACGGTCGGCCTCCGCAGGCGGAAGAGGCGGGCTTCAAGGACACCGTTATCGTCAAGCCACGTGAACAGGTCAGGCTGCTGTTGCGGTTCGAAGAGAATACCGATCCCGACAATCCCTACATGTATCACTGTCATATCCTCGAGCACGAGGACGCAGGCATGATGGGGCAATTCGTGGTCACGGCCAATTAG
- a CDS encoding DUF305 domain-containing protein has product MVSTSTVIMFFLMYANSFDMDDVFWSETRFWMMFVMGAMMMVVMLLFMWGMYKDRTKNFIILGVGAVVFALALWLVRSQTTVDDTEYMAAMIPHHSIAIMTSERASLKDPRVRELAQAIIVAQRREIAEMKYLIQDIEENGPRTEERLPEEMQQ; this is encoded by the coding sequence ATGGTATCGACCTCGACCGTGATCATGTTCTTCCTGATGTATGCCAACAGCTTCGACATGGACGACGTTTTCTGGAGCGAGACGCGCTTCTGGATGATGTTCGTCATGGGCGCGATGATGATGGTGGTCATGCTTCTCTTCATGTGGGGCATGTACAAGGACCGGACCAAGAACTTCATCATCTTGGGTGTCGGAGCCGTCGTCTTCGCGCTCGCGCTATGGCTCGTACGCAGCCAGACCACGGTGGACGATACCGAATACATGGCCGCGATGATCCCGCACCACTCGATCGCGATCATGACTAGCGAGAGGGCGAGCCTGAAGGATCCGCGGGTTCGCGAACTCGCGCAGGCCATCATCGTCGCGCAGCGGCGCGAGATCGCCGAGATGAAATATCTCATCCAGGACATCGAGGAAAACGGTCCGCGCACCGAAGAACGCCTGCCCGAGGAGATGCAGCAATGA
- a CDS encoding potassium channel family protein has translation MIWALLLGFALFAISLYFHMLMLRGAKAVSPPGKDPRHFRLLAGSSLVLLSHLVIAGIFAGGMYLASVWGLGGLEKDVINSWMDYYYFALITISTVGLGDILPAGHMRAISGIAALTGFLMISCTAQYVYQTMSEKEN, from the coding sequence ATGATTTGGGCACTGCTTCTCGGTTTCGCGCTGTTCGCGATCTCTCTCTACTTCCACATGTTGATGCTGCGCGGAGCGAAAGCCGTTTCTCCGCCAGGCAAGGACCCACGCCATTTCCGGCTGCTTGCAGGCTCCAGCCTCGTTCTTCTCAGCCATCTGGTCATCGCCGGCATATTCGCGGGCGGAATGTATCTCGCTTCCGTCTGGGGCCTTGGCGGGCTCGAGAAGGACGTCATCAACAGCTGGATGGATTATTACTACTTCGCGCTGATCACGATCTCGACGGTCGGTCTCGGCGATATTCTGCCCGCCGGGCACATGCGCGCCATTTCCGGCATCGCCGCCCTTACCGGGTTCCTGATGATCAGTTGCACCGCCCAATATGTCTATCAAACCATGAGCGAAAAGGAGAATTGA
- a CDS encoding NAD(P)-dependent oxidoreductase, giving the protein MTDAAPIAVFGAGGKTGTEILRHAVRKGIAVRAFEHTLPEPSDRVDNVEYFQCDVLNDDFSSELEGCRAVISALGIGFSPSTAIDPPPLYTEGTRRLVEAMSATGISRIVVISAAFVEAQPSVPAWFELTARPALHKILAQMRAMEDLLERAKGLEWTAARPGWLLDEPYTGEAVISDERLAEGCFRCRHADLAAAMLEFVCENTWVNAKPAIARPEEDRFESMTALKAELGID; this is encoded by the coding sequence GTGACCGATGCAGCACCCATTGCGGTCTTCGGTGCCGGAGGAAAGACCGGTACGGAAATACTGCGCCATGCGGTTCGCAAGGGCATCGCGGTTCGAGCGTTCGAGCACACCTTGCCCGAACCATCGGACCGGGTCGATAACGTCGAGTACTTCCAATGCGATGTACTCAATGACGACTTCAGCAGCGAGCTCGAAGGTTGCCGTGCTGTTATTTCCGCACTCGGTATAGGGTTTAGTCCATCGACGGCGATCGATCCGCCTCCGCTTTACACGGAGGGAACCCGCAGGCTGGTGGAAGCGATGTCGGCAACCGGCATTTCCCGGATCGTCGTGATATCGGCAGCGTTCGTAGAGGCGCAGCCCAGCGTTCCTGCATGGTTCGAGCTCACAGCAAGACCAGCCTTGCACAAAATTCTCGCACAGATGCGCGCAATGGAAGATCTTCTGGAGCGCGCGAAAGGCCTGGAATGGACGGCTGCGCGACCGGGCTGGCTCCTGGACGAACCCTATACCGGTGAAGCCGTCATTTCCGACGAGCGCCTTGCCGAAGGTTGCTTTCGCTGCCGGCACGCGGATCTTGCGGCAGCGATGCTCGAATTCGTCTGCGAGAACACCTGGGTCAACGCCAAGCCCGCAATAGCCCGCCCAGAAGAAGACCGCTTCGAAAGCATGACAGCGCTGAAAGCCGAACTGGGAATCGACTGA
- a CDS encoding efflux RND transporter permease subunit — MIARIIDASIANRLFIVLAAVAVTLAGFWAVRTTPVDALPDLSDVQVVVRSNYPGQAPRIVEEQVTYPLATTMLSVPGAKTVRGYSMFGDSYVYIIFEDGTDLYWARSRVLEYLNQVQNRLPDGVTSTLGPDATGVGWIYEYALVDRTGGHDLAGLRSLQDWFLRYELKTIPGIAEVASVGGMVKQYQVVLEPYRMASLGVTHAEIVSAIQAANQEAGGSIVEMGEAEYMVRASGYLGDLDDFRAIPLRAVSGGVPVTLGDVATIQVGPELRRGIAELNGEGEVAGGIIVLRQGADARSAIQAVEQKLDDLQASLPEGVEIVTTYDRSQLIDASIENLTTKLIEEFIVVALVCALFLWHARSALVAIITLPLGVLAAFIVMRFQGVNANIMSLGGIAIAVGAMVDAAVVMIENAHKHLERWEHENPDTVLAVKERWQIIADASKEVGPALFFSLLIITLSFLPVFTLQAQEGRLFAPLAFTKTYAMAAAAILSVTLVPVMMGWLIRGKIPSEDSNFLNRWLTKIYRPGLDWVMRRPKATLAIAALIFLTTAIPFTRLGGEFLPPLDEGDLLYMPSALPGLSPGEASALLQRTDRLIKSVPEVETVFGKAGRADTATDPAPLTMFETTIRFKPREEWREGMTPDLLVEELDRVVQVPGLANVWVPPIRNRIDMLATGIKSPIGVKVSGDDLDQLERVALDVERIAKTVPGVSSALAERLSGGRYVDVDIDRMAAARYGLNIADIQQIVSGAIGGANVARTVEGLARYPINVRYPREIRDSVDELRALPVLTPSGQQITLGTVARIAVSDGPPMLKSEQGRLTSYIYVDVRGRDLTSVVADLQEAVATGVDLPPGVSLSYAGQFEYLTRAYERLKIVVPATLAIIFLLLYLIFRRWDEALLIMGTLPFALTGGYWLLYLMGYNQSVATAVGFIALAGVSAEFGVVMLIYLKAALERRQADLGAEEVDEAIREGALLRVRPKAMTVAVILAGLFPILIGTGAGSEVMSRIAAPMVGGMITAPLLSMFLLPAAYLLLRRPRPEKPANPQGEEECVPQPT, encoded by the coding sequence ATGATTGCTCGGATAATCGATGCCTCGATCGCCAACCGCCTGTTTATCGTTCTCGCCGCCGTCGCGGTAACGCTGGCCGGTTTCTGGGCGGTGCGCACGACGCCGGTCGACGCGTTGCCCGATCTGTCCGATGTGCAGGTTGTGGTCCGGTCAAACTATCCGGGTCAGGCCCCCCGGATCGTCGAGGAACAGGTCACCTATCCCCTGGCAACGACCATGCTCTCGGTGCCGGGGGCGAAAACCGTCCGTGGCTATTCGATGTTCGGTGACAGCTATGTCTATATCATCTTCGAGGACGGTACCGACCTCTACTGGGCACGCTCGCGCGTGCTCGAATATCTCAACCAGGTGCAGAACCGCCTGCCCGATGGCGTCACGAGCACGCTTGGGCCCGATGCAACCGGTGTGGGGTGGATCTACGAATATGCGCTCGTCGACCGGACCGGCGGGCACGACCTTGCCGGACTGCGCAGCCTGCAGGACTGGTTCCTGCGCTACGAGCTCAAGACGATTCCCGGCATTGCCGAGGTCGCCAGCGTCGGCGGAATGGTCAAGCAATACCAGGTCGTGCTGGAACCTTACCGGATGGCATCGCTCGGCGTGACTCACGCCGAGATCGTGAGCGCAATCCAGGCCGCCAACCAGGAAGCGGGCGGCTCGATCGTCGAGATGGGCGAAGCCGAATATATGGTGCGTGCCTCGGGCTATCTCGGCGACCTCGACGATTTCAGGGCGATCCCGCTGCGCGCGGTGAGCGGCGGCGTTCCGGTCACGCTGGGCGACGTAGCGACGATCCAGGTCGGCCCCGAACTGCGCCGAGGCATCGCCGAGCTCAATGGCGAAGGCGAGGTTGCCGGCGGCATCATCGTTCTGCGTCAGGGTGCGGATGCAAGAAGCGCCATACAGGCCGTCGAACAGAAACTCGACGACTTGCAGGCAAGCCTTCCCGAAGGCGTCGAGATCGTCACGACCTACGATCGCTCTCAGCTCATTGATGCGTCTATAGAAAACCTCACCACGAAGCTCATCGAAGAGTTTATCGTCGTGGCGCTCGTATGCGCGCTGTTCCTCTGGCACGCGCGTTCGGCACTTGTCGCCATCATCACCCTGCCTTTGGGCGTGCTCGCGGCCTTCATCGTGATGCGCTTTCAGGGCGTCAATGCCAACATCATGTCGCTGGGTGGAATAGCCATTGCGGTCGGTGCGATGGTCGATGCCGCCGTCGTCATGATTGAGAACGCGCACAAGCATCTCGAGCGATGGGAACACGAGAATCCCGATACCGTGCTCGCGGTGAAGGAACGCTGGCAGATCATCGCCGATGCATCGAAGGAAGTGGGACCGGCGCTGTTCTTCAGCCTGCTGATCATTACGCTGTCGTTCCTACCGGTCTTTACCCTGCAGGCGCAGGAAGGGCGGTTATTTGCACCGCTTGCTTTCACCAAGACCTATGCGATGGCTGCCGCGGCCATTCTTTCGGTAACGCTGGTGCCGGTGATGATGGGTTGGCTGATCCGTGGGAAGATCCCTTCGGAAGATTCCAATTTTCTAAACCGCTGGCTGACGAAAATCTATCGTCCGGGGCTCGACTGGGTCATGCGGCGCCCCAAGGCAACGCTGGCGATCGCGGCGCTGATCTTTCTGACCACCGCGATCCCCTTCACCCGGCTTGGCGGCGAGTTCCTCCCGCCGCTCGATGAAGGCGATTTGCTTTATATGCCGAGTGCATTGCCCGGCCTTTCCCCCGGCGAGGCGTCGGCGCTGCTGCAGCGCACCGATCGCCTGATCAAGTCGGTCCCGGAAGTGGAAACGGTGTTCGGTAAAGCGGGGCGCGCCGATACGGCGACGGATCCGGCTCCCCTGACGATGTTCGAAACGACGATCCGCTTCAAGCCCCGCGAAGAATGGCGCGAGGGAATGACGCCCGATCTGCTGGTCGAGGAACTCGACCGGGTCGTCCAGGTGCCGGGCCTCGCCAATGTCTGGGTGCCGCCGATCCGCAACCGGATCGACATGCTCGCGACCGGAATCAAGAGCCCGATCGGGGTCAAGGTGTCAGGCGACGATCTCGATCAACTGGAACGCGTTGCACTCGATGTGGAGCGTATCGCCAAGACCGTGCCTGGCGTGAGTTCCGCGCTGGCCGAGCGGCTGTCGGGCGGTCGCTATGTCGATGTCGATATCGACCGGATGGCGGCCGCGCGATACGGACTCAACATTGCCGACATCCAGCAGATCGTCTCTGGTGCAATAGGCGGCGCCAATGTCGCACGGACCGTCGAGGGGCTGGCGCGCTATCCGATCAATGTGCGCTATCCCCGCGAAATCAGGGACAGCGTCGATGAACTCAGGGCCCTGCCGGTTCTGACGCCGTCCGGCCAACAGATTACGCTCGGCACTGTCGCCCGTATCGCCGTCAGCGACGGTCCGCCGATGCTCAAGAGCGAGCAGGGTCGTCTGACCAGCTACATCTATGTCGATGTCCGTGGCCGCGATCTTACCTCGGTGGTCGCCGATCTGCAGGAGGCCGTCGCCACGGGCGTCGATCTGCCTCCCGGCGTCAGCCTGTCCTATGCGGGCCAGTTCGAATATCTGACGCGCGCCTATGAGCGACTGAAGATCGTGGTTCCCGCGACGCTCGCGATCATCTTCCTGCTGCTCTATCTCATTTTCCGGCGCTGGGACGAAGCCTTGCTGATCATGGGCACGCTGCCCTTCGCGCTGACGGGCGGATACTGGTTGCTCTATCTGATGGGCTACAACCAGTCGGTGGCGACTGCGGTCGGCTTCATCGCGCTTGCCGGTGTCTCCGCCGAATTCGGCGTGGTGATGCTGATTTACCTGAAAGCCGCACTGGAGCGACGGCAAGCTGACCTGGGCGCCGAAGAAGTGGACGAGGCCATCCGGGAAGGCGCGCTCCTGCGCGTGCGGCCCAAGGCGATGACCGTCGCAGTCATCCTTGCGGGTCTCTTTCCGATCCTGATCGGCACCGGCGCGGGCTCGGAAGTCATGAGCCGCATCGCCGCGCCGATGGTCGGCGGCATGATCACCGCCCCGCTCCTGTCCATGTTCCTGCTTCCCGCCGCTTATCTGTTGTTGCGGCGTCCCCGTCCGGAAAAACCGGCGAACCCTCAAGGAGAAGAAGAATGCGTACCCCAACCTACATGA
- a CDS encoding DUF6692 family protein codes for MNKIAILTLAALPLAACNTNTAVGNDREAQLDPPATAAPIESAASALANLSPGLMLPETMSDADLATLGAENTCQFRLTEVAFPSFVYDNSGGGAIKINGKLIPVTASASGEYANGELRIRTRLLDDEGDAGLQMQELIVAGPRMKDEFGFWGYTTCGNSEA; via the coding sequence ATGAACAAGATCGCAATCCTGACGCTTGCAGCCCTCCCTCTGGCGGCCTGCAACACCAATACCGCGGTCGGCAATGATCGCGAAGCACAGCTCGATCCCCCGGCAACTGCGGCGCCGATAGAGAGTGCTGCGAGCGCTCTTGCCAACCTCAGCCCGGGCCTCATGCTGCCCGAGACCATGAGCGACGCGGACCTCGCCACGCTGGGAGCCGAGAACACGTGTCAGTTTCGCCTGACTGAGGTCGCGTTTCCGTCGTTCGTCTACGACAACAGCGGTGGCGGCGCGATCAAGATCAACGGCAAGCTGATCCCTGTCACAGCAAGCGCCTCGGGTGAGTATGCGAATGGTGAGCTTCGTATCCGCACGCGCCTTCTCGATGACGAAGGAGACGCGGGCCTGCAGATGCAGGAACTCATCGTCGCCGGACCTCGGATGAAGGACGAGTTCGGGTTCTGGGGGTACACGACCTGCGGCAACAGCGAGGCGTGA
- a CDS encoding TolC family protein has product MKRVCWTALPVLLAIAPASNAQSVGYEEALRAAASDQPQVRTSELRLDARREIADAADELPDPRLRAGIQNLPVSGPAAFDLGRQLPTQIQVGIEQEIPNLAKRRARSGMADADIDFAAAQLIQTRYRVCVSAGKAWISLAYAQRALTVADDALAEIGGLVPLARSSVAAGSARPAESLEIRRAVLEVEDMRTKIEADREAAQAMLSRYTALTNAIATGTTPSPDLDPEGLRASLQSNPELVVALAQVRQAEARSDLARSERRPDFGVNVSYGRRDPDFGDVVSVMGSITLPIFADRRQNPRVAAADAEAAAAQSARADRLRELEAQFETDLAAWRSAYRQWQRATDELLPLAESRVDLERASFAAGRADLLDIIDAIKTLAMLRVEILQREEASVEAAANLRLTYGEYGR; this is encoded by the coding sequence ATGAAACGAGTATGCTGGACCGCGCTTCCGGTCCTGCTGGCCATTGCGCCGGCAAGTAATGCCCAGTCGGTGGGCTATGAAGAAGCTTTGCGAGCAGCGGCTAGCGACCAGCCGCAGGTTCGAACAAGCGAGCTGCGACTGGACGCCCGGCGCGAGATCGCCGACGCTGCCGATGAACTGCCTGACCCGCGCCTTCGCGCGGGCATCCAGAACCTGCCGGTAAGCGGGCCGGCCGCGTTTGATCTGGGTCGCCAGCTTCCCACGCAGATCCAAGTCGGAATCGAACAGGAGATTCCCAATCTCGCAAAGCGCAGGGCCCGGTCTGGAATGGCGGACGCCGACATCGACTTTGCCGCAGCACAGTTGATTCAAACCCGTTACAGGGTGTGCGTCAGCGCAGGAAAGGCATGGATCTCGTTGGCTTACGCCCAACGGGCTCTGACCGTGGCCGACGATGCGCTTGCTGAAATCGGGGGGCTCGTGCCACTCGCGCGCAGTTCTGTAGCCGCCGGTTCGGCCAGACCCGCCGAAAGTCTCGAAATACGCCGTGCCGTGCTCGAGGTCGAAGATATGCGGACCAAGATTGAAGCCGACCGAGAGGCCGCGCAAGCCATGCTGTCGCGCTATACCGCTCTGACGAACGCTATCGCGACCGGAACCACGCCTTCGCCCGATCTCGATCCCGAAGGTTTGCGGGCAAGTTTGCAAAGCAATCCGGAACTTGTCGTGGCGCTTGCGCAGGTTCGTCAAGCGGAAGCGCGAAGTGATCTTGCCCGATCGGAAAGGCGTCCGGATTTCGGCGTCAATGTGAGCTATGGAAGGCGCGATCCCGACTTTGGCGATGTCGTCTCGGTGATGGGTTCGATCACGCTCCCGATTTTCGCCGACCGGCGCCAAAACCCGCGTGTAGCCGCCGCCGACGCCGAGGCGGCGGCGGCGCAGTCGGCCAGAGCAGACCGGCTCCGTGAACTCGAAGCCCAGTTCGAGACCGATCTCGCCGCATGGCGCAGCGCTTATCGACAATGGCAGCGCGCGACGGACGAACTGCTCCCTCTTGCCGAAAGCCGCGTGGACCTCGAACGCGCGAGCTTTGCCGCAGGCCGCGCGGATCTGCTCGACATCATCGACGCCATCAAAACGCTCGCCATGCTGCGGGTGGAAATTCTGCAACGCGAAGAGGCGTCCGTCGAGGCCGCCGCGAACCTGCGACTGACTTATGGGGAGTATGGCCGATGA
- a CDS encoding efflux RND transporter periplasmic adaptor subunit, giving the protein MGAAWDRLSPRQKSWMMAGTVALISLAAGYGLSQLGEGQGGASDAGGSATECEEVLYWYDPMVPGQHFDEPGKSPFMDMQLVPKCAGEEATAGVRIDPGLVQNFGIRTTEAEYGVLEPEITVTGVLAYNERDVAIVQPRAGGYVQRTYGRAPDDVVGRGAPLADILVPEWGGAQQEYLAVLNSGDEELAQAMRERMRLLGMPPGLISSVGRNGRPQSTITVTAPIGGAITSLGVRPGMTVMAGQTLAEITGFSPIWLEAAVPERQAATVRVGQPVSATLTAFPEERFSGPIIAILPSAQDASRTITVRAQLPNASGRLKPGMFAQVSLTPDTRRALLVPSEAVIRTGRRTIVMVKQDEGGFMPAEVRIGREAGGRTEVLAGLSAGDQVVTSGQFLLDSEASLTGLDVRPIDQADDASTGGEDAPATFGATGTIQSIANGSVTLRHGPVPRLDWPAMTMTFRTKSAAQMRGLETGDRVRFTFTQQDAGPRIESITTAGQ; this is encoded by the coding sequence ATGGGAGCCGCGTGGGACAGGCTGTCGCCGCGCCAGAAATCCTGGATGATGGCAGGCACGGTCGCGCTCATCAGTCTTGCCGCCGGCTATGGTCTCTCGCAGCTCGGCGAAGGCCAGGGTGGTGCAAGCGACGCGGGCGGCAGTGCGACCGAATGCGAGGAGGTCCTTTACTGGTACGACCCGATGGTGCCGGGGCAGCACTTCGACGAGCCGGGCAAGTCGCCCTTCATGGATATGCAGCTGGTGCCCAAGTGCGCGGGCGAGGAGGCCACTGCAGGCGTCAGGATAGATCCCGGCCTGGTGCAGAATTTCGGCATCCGCACCACTGAAGCCGAGTACGGCGTCCTCGAGCCGGAAATAACCGTCACAGGCGTTCTGGCCTACAATGAACGCGACGTCGCGATCGTCCAGCCACGTGCCGGAGGCTATGTACAAAGAACCTACGGCCGCGCGCCCGACGATGTCGTTGGACGGGGCGCGCCGCTCGCGGATATCCTGGTTCCCGAATGGGGCGGAGCGCAGCAGGAGTATCTGGCCGTCCTGAACAGCGGTGATGAAGAACTTGCGCAGGCCATGCGCGAACGCATGCGCCTTTTGGGCATGCCTCCAGGCCTGATCTCATCGGTAGGGCGCAATGGACGTCCGCAGTCCACGATCACCGTTACCGCGCCGATTGGAGGTGCCATCACATCGCTCGGCGTGCGTCCGGGAATGACAGTCATGGCCGGACAGACGCTCGCCGAGATAACCGGTTTCTCACCGATCTGGCTCGAAGCCGCGGTGCCTGAAAGGCAGGCGGCGACTGTCCGCGTCGGGCAACCTGTCAGCGCGACGCTGACCGCATTCCCCGAGGAACGCTTCTCCGGGCCCATCATCGCTATCCTGCCGAGCGCGCAGGATGCAAGCCGTACGATCACCGTTCGTGCGCAACTGCCCAATGCATCCGGGCGCCTCAAGCCGGGCATGTTCGCACAGGTCTCGCTGACCCCGGACACACGCCGCGCGCTGCTGGTACCGTCCGAAGCGGTTATCAGGACCGGACGTCGAACCATCGTGATGGTGAAGCAGGACGAGGGCGGTTTCATGCCCGCCGAGGTCCGGATCGGCCGCGAAGCGGGTGGAAGGACCGAAGTGCTGGCCGGTCTGTCGGCAGGCGACCAGGTCGTGACATCGGGTCAGTTCCTGCTCGATTCCGAAGCAAGCCTCACCGGACTGGACGTCCGTCCGATAGATCAGGCAGATGACGCTTCCACCGGCGGCGAGGACGCACCAGCGACCTTCGGTGCCACCGGCACGATCCAGTCGATCGCCAATGGTTCGGTGACGCTGCGGCATGGTCCTGTGCCCCGGCTCGATTGGCCCGCGATGACCATGACCTTCCGCACGAAGAGCGCGGCGCAAATGCGCGGGCTCGAGACGGGAGACAGGGTGCGCTTCACCTTCACCCAGCAGGATGCCGGCCCCCGGATCGAGTCTATCACGACGGCCGGACAATGA
- a CDS encoding glutaredoxin, with translation MVMPDHVCPYGLKTVDLLKREGFEVDDHHLKTREETDAFKEQHGVETTPQTFIGGKRIGGYDDVREHVGKKRTQAGDDETSYQPVIAIFGVAFLLGLAISWYVFDTIFTVEAVEWFVSLSMALLAIQKLQDVRSFSTMFLNYDLLARRWVRYGFLYPFGEGLAGILMVAHALPIVSVPVSLFIGTVGAVSVFKAVYIDKRELKCACVGGSSNVPLGFVSLTENLFMIGMGLWMGAKALGWVSL, from the coding sequence ATGGTCATGCCGGACCACGTTTGTCCGTATGGATTGAAAACGGTCGATTTGCTCAAACGCGAAGGTTTCGAGGTGGACGACCACCATTTGAAAACGCGCGAGGAGACCGATGCGTTCAAAGAGCAGCATGGGGTAGAAACCACCCCCCAAACCTTCATCGGCGGGAAGCGCATCGGAGGTTACGACGATGTCCGTGAGCATGTCGGCAAGAAAAGAACGCAAGCCGGTGATGACGAGACCAGCTACCAGCCCGTCATTGCCATTTTCGGCGTCGCTTTCCTCCTGGGTCTGGCAATTAGCTGGTACGTTTTCGACACGATTTTCACGGTGGAAGCGGTCGAATGGTTTGTCAGCCTATCGATGGCCTTGCTCGCGATCCAGAAGTTGCAGGACGTGCGCAGCTTCTCGACCATGTTCCTCAACTACGATCTGCTGGCGCGACGCTGGGTACGATATGGATTTCTATATCCGTTCGGTGAGGGTTTGGCTGGAATATTAATGGTCGCGCACGCGCTTCCGATCGTCTCGGTTCCGGTATCGCTGTTCATAGGGACGGTCGGCGCGGTCAGCGTGTTCAAGGCGGTCTACATCGACAAGCGCGAGTTGAAATGCGCTTGCGTCGGCGGAAGCAGCAACGTGCCGCTCGGCTTCGTATCGTTGACCGAGAACCTGTTCATGATCGGTATGGGTCTTTGGATGGGTGCCAAGGCCCTGGGTTGGGTCTCGCTATGA
- a CDS encoding copper-binding protein encodes MRTPTYMILLAAPLALAACDAADDSTGTMMSDEMANSDSMPMSGEMPMAEETGGEQSASAEGKVTDIDPGAGTVTIEHGPVESIGWPAMTMTFEADAQILEQVSVGEGIAFEFRTGTEGSVVTSVTPR; translated from the coding sequence ATGCGTACCCCAACCTACATGATCCTGCTCGCGGCACCGCTGGCGCTTGCAGCTTGCGACGCTGCAGACGACAGCACCGGGACCATGATGTCTGACGAGATGGCGAACTCGGACAGTATGCCCATGTCAGGCGAAATGCCGATGGCGGAGGAGACCGGCGGCGAGCAGAGCGCCAGCGCGGAGGGAAAGGTAACAGACATCGATCCCGGGGCGGGCACCGTGACCATCGAGCACGGTCCGGTCGAAAGTATCGGATGGCCCGCGATGACCATGACCTTCGAAGCCGACGCGCAAATCCTCGAACAGGTCAGTGTCGGTGAGGGAATAGCCTTTGAATTTCGTACTGGAACCGAAGGCAGCGTCGTTACCTCGGTAACGCCGCGATAG